The following proteins are co-located in the Silene latifolia isolate original U9 population chromosome 1, ASM4854445v1, whole genome shotgun sequence genome:
- the LOC141602049 gene encoding transcription factor RADIALIS-like, producing the protein MSSSNGGTHWTAKENKAFEMALAIYDRDTPDRWSNIAKAVEQVKRHYEILVQDVQDIDSGKIPLPKYKDDDQ; encoded by the exons ATGTCGTCGTCTAACGGTGGTACACACTGGACAGCAAAGGAAAACAAGGCCTTTGAAATGGCCTTGGCAATTTATGACCGCGATACCCCTGATCGCTGGTCTAACATTGCCAAGGCCGTTGAACAAGTGAAGCGGCATTATGAAATCCTCGTTCAGGATGTTCAAGACATTGACAGTGGTAAAATTCCATTGCCAAAAtataag GACGACGATCAATGA